GGTTGCCTAGTGAGGGTTGCCCTGGAGCATCTTTTGAGTGTCTTCTCAACTTCCTCACCCAccttgaaaaagaagaaatatgggTTAATAtatacgaaaatgataaagatcccagtaGTTGgcatctcagttatcccaactgAGTTGGACGCACTAGATCCAAGTGGATTTGTGTGCTCCACATATCCGACATTCAACAGCTGCGATAACTAGGATACTGGGATCCTATCATAActcttatatatacatatatgtgtgtgtgtatgaatGAATGAAGAAATGATAGGTTTTAGGAGCATCACATGTACATACCACTCTTTTAAGCATTGGTTCTAAGATCATACACAAGTTCTGTATGGAATTTGCCACAACAGCTTGTCCTACAACACTATAAAcaaatcataataatataattaaccgCATGACTTatatgaaaggaaaaaagaaaaccctaattgaatacaaaagaaattaTGAATTTAAACTTACGAAGCTAAAGAGGGTCGACTTCTGATCCGTCTTCCTGTTGGTGAATCCGGGTCGGAGGTAGAATCATCAAAGAAGCGTTTGGCGGCCATAGATTAGctctagagagagagggagagagagatggCTTGGAATTGGGCTTGCAATGTGTATATAAAGGGTATTAAAAAATGGACTTAGTTGACAAAAATAATGTGAATAAAGAAGCTTCATAGAACCATAAAGGAAATAACAAGGCAAGAAGCAAGTAACTAGCTAGTGTAGTGACTTATGTGCGAGGATGATGTAATGACTTTGACGTCAACCAAAGTTTTGCTACAAGTCaaccatatatatttatattctcCAACTAGATTGTTtctatataaatacacataCATTACAAGTGTATGTTTGTAGATATATTGTTGGGGCAAAATACGGTCGATGTACCTGTAGGTACCTTGACGGTCAACGTATGTGTACTCACTTCCACAACTCCACAAGATCATGATTTCTAGTGGGGGAGGCAGAaatatttcttgaaataaatatacaatatcTTAACGTTGAGTATTGATCCATATGTTGACCATATTTCGCCCCAATATAAataggttttttttaataatgagGAATTTGAGTTTTTGTCCCATATAAATATCGAATATAATTGGATTGTTCCACGCTTCCAAACACTTTGGCATGTGTAAGGAGttgaatatatgattttttttcaggTGGAATAATTCATATCCAACCAACCACTAATTCAAATGATCAAGGGCCTCAAATGAATGAAAATTTGGAAATCGGTCAAGAATTTCATTTCCAAGAAGGATCTAAGTTGCTGTGGGGGActtgcttgtgggtccaagtaGGATTTTTCCACACTTCCTTCTATTGCCCAAGTGCACTTTCTAGTGAGAAAAGAGGGTGACGGGTATATTCTTAATCATGCTATGACAATTGCATGGAAAGTACATATATTactattgcatatatatatataaaacaaggAATTCCTATGCGGATCACCTTTTGAGTTGTAAACAAGTGGGGCTTGACGTTTCATTTCTCAACACTCTCAaaagtgttatatatatatatatatatatatatatatatatatatatatttatatatatattttgatggCTATGAACGAATTCTTCTAATTGAAGGATCCAAGTTTAACTCTCCATATCGACACCTTCTTATTTGCCAACCTATTTAAAAAGCAATGGGACAATTCAAGAACACGGAGTTCGAGAAAATGACAAGCGGGGTCAAGAGtatctaattaattatattaggGAGAAGTATCAAAAAAGTACATCTACTTTACAAAATGATTCAACTAAGCCCTTTTACTTTTTCGGGTCATTCAAAGTAGATTTTACGGGTCATTCAAATAGAGGGGTTTGAATGAccctaaaacaaaaaataaaaagactcACTTGAACCATTTTGCAAAGTAGACGGTTTTTTTCGATACTTTTTCCCATTATATTACAATGAAGGGTACGTAGAACAAGCGGGGTCACTTCCAGGTTGGTGGGTCGAtgtcaattatcaaataatgatAGTATGGGACCAAGAGATCAAGTTAAGGCCCCATGCAAgatctttaatttatttgatgttgtttttgtttcttttgttgatgtttGAAGGCTAATTACAATGATTTTGACCAAATCAATCAATCCATACATTatcttttataatttttcaaaaattataaaattccaATTGTGATTCTCTTAATATATAGTATTACAATAGATAACTGTCAAATTTgattcaacatatatatattgatgttcAAGTTCAGTCTCCAGTAgtagtatatattaatataaattaattaataagcaATTAACCATTGAACAATATGATTAAAAGTAATACATTATCAAACAAGtgcatatataaaaataaaattaaatatttcataaggaaaaattaatttattttcccatatcaaaaaattgaaagaatgtTACAAATATGACTTATATAAATAAAGTTTTAGATTCCCGTAAaagttattattaaaaaatcaattttaggACTCCTTTTGGATAATTCGCGTAttggttaaatttttatttttatttatctataaacaaagtattttattttctttaaattttttattataaaaccGGTTCTTTACCAGTTTTTGATCGGCACGACACAATTCGACATTTTAGATTGATTCATACTGATTAGTGGTCTGGTACCCATTGAGCCGGTACATATCGATTGGTATTTAAAACATTGATAAAATGAGTGAAAAAACATTACAGGAGAGCTTCCAATTGTTCCAAATTTATTGATGAGCAAGTAGTTAatgaatggtaaaaaaaaaaaaaaccatctatGTAAAATTACCAAATTAATTGGAATTGAAAACTTAAAAGTTCATGACTTTTGGGGCAAACCTGAGCAATCTATCCAAAGCATTAGGCAAGAACTTCCTTGCAAACAAGAAGCAAACATTGGTTGTATTCCCATTATACTCACATTGATTACCAAACCTTAGTCTCTGCAAAAACTTACTATTAACTTCTCTTCTTTGAAACCTTTTTGGGTGGGGTCCACCCTTTGACCAGTCAACCCAAGTCAAGCTTCTCTCTGAATTCATCCTCCACCGCCCGATTTGAAGAAATGTTGGCAGGTAATGTTCATCACCATAACATGATCCCCTGCAGAATTTCCTGAATAGAGAGTAGTAAATCTGGTCCGAGATCACCTCGACGGCGAGTTCCCGGTCCATTTCAAACCATTGCGAGCCTTTTCGCCAGTCGGAGAGGCGTATGAAGGGTAACATTTGGCGGTTGTATCGGCCTCGGCCCACCGGACCTGGCAGATCGTAGGACTCGACGTAGGTCTCGGTGGAGTTGATTAGGTAGTTGTAGATTGTGGGGAAGTTGAAGAGTGGAATGCATGACTCTGAAAGAAGGACGAAGCGTTGGTTCGAGAAGTCGAGCAAGGCGTTCGTCAATAGCCGGCGCTCCGCCTCCACCATTGTGAAGCTTCCCCAACGAACATCCTGCATTTTGAGAGTTCCATATCAATGCATcaacattttgtttttcttttttatgtagATTCTTTGTGTATAAAAAGTTGGGTCTATTGTCAAAAAGACGCACGATGTATTCGAATAACCTAATCGAGTAGTATATTAGCACTTCTCACACAAGATGACGTGTTTTCTAAGTTTAAAAATCAATGACGACAATGTatgaagaataaaataaattcgTGCGGATCCAGttaaataccacatcggttgggtACCACCAAACCATGTGGTATATATGGATGTCTATATCCTTACCATACTTAGAGGCCTTCTTGAGGtcaagtatcattaagtgaAAAGGCCTAAGAACAATAAAGTCGTGCGGATCCGATGTTTTCATAGGAAACAATGAACCCAAAGCCGTGCGAGCCCAATGTGTTCTACGTGAACCAATGAtctcaaagcgaacaatatatTTGATTTGAGTAGGATTGAGATTTTCAACATGCCCATGCTCTAGAGCAGAAAATATCCTTGCCCATGCTCTAGAGCGGAAAATATCCTTAATGTGTTTAGGTTTAGATTTCCAACCCCTATTTGATTGAAGGGTCCATTTTATAGTCCACTCCGCTACAACCCTATATTGTCCCCAATTTTAGCCACCAAACCATATGACACGTGAAATATTCATTGATTATGGACATAAATATGAGACTCACTAAACATCCAACATGCATGCCACAGGATTAGAGTTAAAATGGGGTAAGAAATTTGGGCACGAAGCATTGATGTTAAaactattttttcttctttttccacaTGAAGGAAAGGAATTAATGGAGAAAAGTGAGGTTGTGACAGTAAGAATGTGGAGGATATTCTATCTAGTCTCGTTTATAAAGGAGTAGAATCAAAGCAATCATGAAGAAACTATCCAAAAAAATTCTGGAAATTCGATTTTTTTGACATATAATTGTGGGTTTTGAATATTTCCACTTTTTCAgtgaaatatatatgtgtgtgtgtgtatatatagacaataataattaattaataatttccaAAAAAGTGTTGGATTACTAACCTTACTAGGGATCCTCCTTCCATAAAAGACAGAATTCTGTGGCACATATGTTTCATTGAAGGAAGGATTTGAATGGACATATATGGAGTACAACCCTTCATGTCCTTCAAAGAGTTTTTCCCATAAAGGGGCCAATGGAAGAGACCATcttgtcaaaaacaaaaatgcaaCCTTTGGTACTCTATTGAATGGATAGATAGTTCTTTTAGGAACCATTGATGCCCTCCACAACAACTCCTCATCTCCCATATCATGCATAACCTTGGATGGATTCAAGAACTCACTCAAACCAATATCACGAACCACCGGCCgcggaggaggtggtggtggtgcaggAGGAGGGGATGAATTGATTGATCTTGGGTTTGTTGAGAGCATGGAGAATTGTTGGTTGAGTAAGAAAGTGAAGGACATGTCTTTGACATATAAACCAAAGGTGATGCCAAGGACTCCTCCACAaccaaagagaagaaaatatgaCATGATGTGGTGGAGTTGCATTCTAGGGTAATGTTGAtgatgttcttgttcttgtt
This DNA window, taken from Tripterygium wilfordii isolate XIE 37 chromosome 20, ASM1340144v1, whole genome shotgun sequence, encodes the following:
- the LOC119986983 gene encoding glycosyltransferase BC10-like, giving the protein MSFTFLLNQQFSMLSTNPRSINSSPPPAPPPPPPRPVVRDIGLSEFLNPSKVMHDMGDEELLWRASMVPKRTIYPFNRVPKVAFLFLTRWSLPLAPLWEKLFEGHEGLYSIYVHSNPSFNETYVPQNSVFYGRRIPSKDVRWGSFTMVEAERRLLTNALLDFSNQRFVLLSESCIPLFNFPTIYNYLINSTETYVESYDLPGPVGRGRYNRQMLPFIRLSDWRKGSQWFEMDRELAVEVISDQIYYSLFRKFCRGSCYGDEHYLPTFLQIGRWRMNSERSLTWVDWSKGGPHPKRFQRREVNSKFLQRLRFGNQCEYNGNTTNVCFLFARKFLPNALDRLLRFAPKVMNF